In the genome of Carya illinoinensis cultivar Pawnee chromosome 13, C.illinoinensisPawnee_v1, whole genome shotgun sequence, the window aaaaaataaagctcTCGACGTAGCCCATTACGCAAATACCCATTAGTCAATGGCTGAACCCTGATTTAGGCCCAAAAGGCTTGCCCCAAGTGGAGGCTACGAGGGTCTGGTTGAGAACGATAAgtgtcgttttttttttttgatattagtAAGTGTCGTTTTAATACAATGCGCTGAGTGCGTGTTCCTCATCGTGGCCATCTTTCCCTCCACAGCGACCCCAACCTCCGCGCCAAAACTTCAAAGACTGAGGGAAACATACTCCCCCcctctcccccctccccccaacccaaaaagaaaaaaacccagAAGGGCCAAAACCCCCTATATTCCCAatcgaaagaaaaaagagaaatgccGAGACGACGTCTCAGACTAGGCTGCTCCTCCGATGAAGAAGACGACAATCTTCAACAACAACTACAAGAAGAGCCTGAAAACGAAAACCCTGATCCGAATCCGAATATATATCTTTCTGAACCCATCGAAATCTCCGACGATGACCTCATTAACGTCCACGAGGACTTCTCCCGGTACTCTCATCATCCGGCGGTGACGGCTTCCGAACACTCCGCACAACCGCCTCCGGTGACTCCTGCTTCGAGTTCTTCCGGCGAGGGCGAGGGCGAGGGTTGTTCGATTGGGGATTTTCTTGGAAGGCTCGGGCTGAGGTTGAAGACAGAGTGGCTGGGTGCTTGTTTGAACTCGCTCCAGACCTCCGTGCCGGGATTCTCGAGCCTCGACGTCGCGGCGAAGTCCAAGCTTTGCTTCGAGCGGTTTCTTGTTTCGGATATGAATTACTGTGGGGACGGTGTGCTTCCTCAGAATGTGGATTCAATGCACCTCGTCGATCTGCCGGGGCCGTACGTATTGCAGGTCACATGCCAACTTGAATTATGAAACTAACAATCAAGAAGTGAGCTTCCATATGGATGCTATTGAGGTCACCGGTGGGATTTAATTGTTTAATTCCTGAAATTGTCACGTTAGTTAGGGTTATTCTTTGCCTTTGACTCTTCAATAGATCGATAACTTGTGGTCTCGATTAAATCATTCTTCTTAAACTTATACAAGATGGTCTCGAATCCTAAGGTTTTCTCATATGAAATTCCCGATTTGCAGGTTGATGAGATAGTTAATATCAGTTGTCCACTCAGAGGGAGGTATCAGGAAACACCTTCCGGGATCAAGAGGTGTCTCAAGTTATCCATGACGGATGGTGTTCAGCGTGTGTTCGCCATGGAATACAGGCCTATTCAAGCTCTTGAAGTTTTTTCTCCAGCTGGACAGaaggttttctttctttattccttTTGTTTCTGTACTTGTTATCTTCGGATTGTTTTCATACCCAATTTTTTCGTGGTTCACTATCTGATTTTCTCTTACTTGTCGATTGAAGATTTTGATTTTCCAACTAAAATCCGGGAGAAATATCTGTTATATTTTTCTTGCCCGTTAAGATTTAATGATGACCTGGAACGACCATTATTCTTACTCGTAGGTTATCGTCTGTAATCTACATGTACGTCATGGACTTTTAATGCTTGTCCCTGAGGCTTTTGAAGTTCTAGGGGGATTGGTTGAGGAGTTAGAGGCAGCACGCAAGCGTCTTGTTGATGAAGTAAATAAGCCACCAAGGGGGAAAAGGTATATGTTGTGCGCCAAGGATGCATCTTTAAATTACAGTTCCTTGTACTCGATTGCAATGCTTTCTTTGTCATTGACATCTTTTCCTTATCCCGTTATTGATCTAAAATTTATCTGTTTCAACTAAAGCTGTAGGTAGTGTGAACAAATCTTTTGCATCCTCCTCTTTTGGTTGCATTGGTGCAACTCTCCATAGCAGTTTTTGGatagttcccccccccccccccccccccccccccccccccccaaaacaaaaataaaaaataaaaataaatgtatacgAGTCTCATGCAAGAGGGAAAATCTGTCGTCAGACGTATTCATGAAGAAAAGATCATTTGGTAAGTAGAGCGCATGTTTAAATTACATCAAGTGACTTTTGCTGCTGGAACTTCTATGAGGTATCATTCCGTGCTGGACTGGTAGTCCATAATCTATGTTGGTAAAATTCCATTTGTTATTTGTTCAAATTGGTCTGATACATGCGATGATTCTGGATCTTCAAAAGGTCACTTCAAATCCAGCTGTTTATATCGTTCATGCAGTTGCTTGATCATCTCACCTTTGTTTTCATTATTCTCATGCAGGATGAGGACAGGATCTGTTCCCACTTTAGTAACTAGAGCAACTCTTGCTGCATGGCCACCAAATGGTGTTAATGCTGCCGGCCAAAACAATAGTTCCATGTTACAAGATAGAACTCCCTTTCCAGCAAATTACCAAGGtaccccttttttattttttgggatgtGAGGGTAAAAGTATGCTTCAACTCTGAACAATTTGGGTTTCACAAATACTGatttggtatatatatacacttagtCAAAGTTCTAGATTTCTCCTTTCCTTctccttttgttttatcttttgcTCTTTCCTTAAATCTCAAGTAGAAGTTTCAGTCCATGACGAGTGTCAAGAGGAACCTTGATATTTGCtgagtttgagaaatttaatgttggatttttattttttcataattatttctcCTTCCTATCACCTTGATTTTTGGCAAAGGAGTGGGGTATTGTGCCGGTAGTAACTTCCATTTTCAAGACATCTAGGCTGGAAGCTGTAATTGCAGTGCATTTGATGCGTGTATTTTTTATCGGTAATCATTATGTGCCAGACTTGCAAACATAGAATAAGTTTTGGAATCTGGACATACAGGAGTTCCTTATCGTCAAATCAGCAATTGTGATATCCTGTATTGCACAATTATTTGTCAGCTGACTTTGGGTTCTGTAGGTGTTACTGCGATTCCATCTTGCACTAATACCAGCCAAAGGACTACAGGAGAGTCTGCTGCTTCTACCATAGAAAATGCTGCTCCTAGCACATCACCTTCTGTTATTATGGGATTTGAGGAGATGCATATAGATGCCGCTCCTGTTAGCAGGGCAAATACCGTGCCTAACCCATCCCCCCATATCGTTTCGGAGGTCGAGGATATTCATATGGTTGATGAGGTAGACCACCCCCTCATACTATCTGGAGACCAGGAAATCCCATTCACTTACTTATCTAGTTTGTCAGCCAAGTTGTCAGCAATGAAGGAGAAATCACATTCTGTTCAGGGAAAAATTAAGGTACATATTGCTTTGTAATTGATTAGATAATATAGCCACTTAGGCTTTTCTCTTTAAATTGAAGCCTCGAGCCTTTAAAACATTGCTAGTCAGATTAAGGTCAGCTCCACTTTACTTGGTATAGATAATGCAATATAATTAATGAAAAGTCTATAtcttaaagatttttaaaaaccatactttttttattttatctttatagGTAATTTTCAAAGACCATACTTATCTTTATGTTGTTCCTTTTTTCTGTTCCCAACCATAGTTCATGCTGTTAAGTGTAGATGTTCTACGAGAATAGTATATGAATTAATCTTCTAGTCTTTCCTTGTCTTAGAGGAACCAACTAATTTTGAATAACCATATCGTTTAGGATTATTCAGGTACTCCCTCCGCAAGTTGAGTGTTGAACTTTCCTCTTTGTTTATCATGAATTGGGTGTCAATCATAGAAATGTTGTAACATCCTCAGCAACCGTTTGCAACAATGAAGGAGCCCTTTATGAGAGCATTATGCCATCATCATCACCAAACTACCCATGTCATGATTACACGTGCCAAAATTTAACATCATATCTGTCATTGCTTTGGAATGTAAATCACTTCTGTTACTAGTTTTTAAAGTCATATATACACATCCCTTTGTTGTTATATATCTCTGAAACTTGAACACAAATTTTGTAGTGCTTTTTGACTGGTGTAAAGGGATTCCAATATAAGCAGCGGACAAAGTATGAGCTTCGGGCATATGTTGATGATGGTAGCCTTATTGCTGAGATTCTTATTGATCACGATGTGAGTTTAAATTGGACCTTGATCTGTTCATGATATGAGCTTGTAGGATCTTGAGCTGATGATCATTTGTTTGTTCACTTCAGGTTGTACATAAAGGAATAGGTCATTCTCCAGAAGAGGTCACTGCCGCTCTTTCTTCTTCAGACAAGAAAATAGTGAGTGACATGAAGGAGACACTCAGGCAGTTCCAGATCTTCTTGGCAAACTTTGAGGTTGtatttttcatcctttttttggTTTGATCTCCTATTTGTGTCTGTTTCTTTGAGTTTAGCTGAAAGATCTGTAGGCCTGTTTCTTAAATTGATGACTTTTCTGAAATGTTATTATCCTTTTTGATCTGCGAGGATTGGTTTGGAAGATTTGTTCAttaatcaatcacttttgatgGGGAATGTTTTATCCCAGGGAACAATGCTTATAGAGATGAATAAAACCTCTCTCCTCCCAATTTCTCTTGAGATGAACCAGGGCTGTCCTGAATCTGATGCGTGGTTGCTACTCAGACGACTAAAGTCCCTTTCTGCTCAAACACCGCAACTTTTCCCCTTGCATCCTATTGATGTATCCCCTTAATTGGCTACGTGGTTTACCACTCTGGGAATAAATTAGGCTGTCAAGTTGACAAGGGTGGCGATCATGCGGTGCAACTTGGGTCATAACCTGTGTTGGGCAAGCATTTTGGAAGGAGATGAGAAACTTGAATTGAGGAAGCAATTTCTACAGCATGTTGTTGATATCTCCGTTTTAGCTGATAGGGCAAACTGATTTCTTATGGCAATTTACTCGACATCAAATTACATCATCCTTTAGATCGCTGGGGGAACTGGAGTGCACCATTTGGCGTTGTCTGAACTTCAAGAAACATCATTGGACTGATCAAGTCCTCCTAGTTTTTAGGAAAGCCATCAGTCAATTGGTGTCTGCCATATGAAGTAGGTGATGttaagagggaaaaagaaaggccAATCAGCTATTGAAAATTACATATTGGAGAATGCTCGGAGGAGCTGTAGACTTCTCTTACATCTACTGAAGTGAATTGCAACCCAGGTATTTGTTCTATCTTTTTCTCCAATCTTCTAAGCTGAATTCCTAACATTGAAAGAAGTATTGTACTCATTCACTCTGTGTGATCATTTATGCTAGTACATCAAAATTAGCTAATATTCCCCCCGGCCCCACCCCCAGCTGCTCGGTTTGTCTCTAAACCCTGCTTCCATTAATCCTCGTTTCCAGGTACCTGGA includes:
- the LOC122292852 gene encoding recQ-mediated genome instability protein 1 → MPRRRLRLGCSSDEEDDNLQQQLQEEPENENPDPNPNIYLSEPIEISDDDLINVHEDFSRYSHHPAVTASEHSAQPPPVTPASSSSGEGEGEGCSIGDFLGRLGLRLKTEWLGACLNSLQTSVPGFSSLDVAAKSKLCFERFLVSDMNYCGDGVLPQNVDSMHLVDLPGPYVLQVDEIVNISCPLRGRYQETPSGIKRCLKLSMTDGVQRVFAMEYRPIQALEVFSPAGQKVIVCNLHVRHGLLMLVPEAFEVLGGLVEELEAARKRLVDEVNKPPRGKRMRTGSVPTLVTRATLAAWPPNGVNAAGQNNSSMLQDRTPFPANYQGVTAIPSCTNTSQRTTGESAASTIENAAPSTSPSVIMGFEEMHIDAAPVSRANTVPNPSPHIVSEVEDIHMVDEVDHPLILSGDQEIPFTYLSSLSAKLSAMKEKSHSVQGKIKCFLTGVKGFQYKQRTKYELRAYVDDGSLIAEILIDHDVVHKGIGHSPEEVTAALSSSDKKIVSDMKETLRQFQIFLANFEGTMLIEMNKTSLLPISLEMNQGCPESDAWLLLRRLKSLSAQTPQLFPLHPIDVSP